In one Brevibacillus composti genomic region, the following are encoded:
- a CDS encoding ABC transporter ATP-binding protein yields the protein MKTMINLESIEKHFSGSVVVPPLSLSIQEGEFLTLLGPSGCGKTTLLRMIAGFEEPTAGEIFLDGQALTGVPPYQRDMNMVFQQYALFPHMTVEQNILFGLKMKKVETGESMRRLEEVLRNTQLTELRKRTPKQLSGGQQQRVAIARAIVNNPKVLLLDEPLGALDYQLRKSLQLELKNLQKNLGITFVYVTHDQEEAMAMSDRIAVMNKGRIEQLATPDEIYNRPKTLFVATFIGENNIFASGDSRIAVRPEKVKLYKQDATPQDGRRKNGRITDVVFLGNLRKLYVRLDDEDMTVLAHEYVSDSKGWQAGDPVALGWSEADEVMLA from the coding sequence ATGAAAACGATGATAAATCTGGAGTCAATTGAAAAGCACTTTTCCGGTTCTGTCGTGGTACCGCCACTCTCCCTTTCCATCCAGGAAGGGGAATTTCTAACGCTTTTGGGACCGAGCGGCTGCGGCAAGACGACGCTTCTCCGCATGATTGCCGGATTTGAGGAGCCGACCGCGGGAGAGATTTTTCTCGATGGCCAGGCACTGACCGGCGTCCCGCCATACCAACGCGACATGAACATGGTGTTTCAACAATACGCCCTGTTTCCGCATATGACGGTGGAACAGAATATTCTCTTTGGCCTGAAGATGAAGAAGGTAGAGACAGGCGAGAGCATGAGGCGTTTGGAAGAAGTGCTTCGCAACACACAGCTGACGGAACTGCGCAAGCGCACACCGAAACAGCTCTCGGGCGGACAGCAGCAGCGTGTGGCGATCGCCCGGGCGATCGTCAACAACCCCAAAGTGCTGCTTCTGGATGAGCCGCTTGGGGCGCTGGATTATCAACTGCGCAAGAGCCTGCAGCTGGAACTGAAAAATTTGCAAAAAAATTTAGGCATTACCTTCGTCTACGTCACGCATGACCAGGAAGAAGCGATGGCCATGTCTGATCGGATCGCCGTCATGAACAAAGGGCGGATCGAACAGCTGGCGACGCCGGATGAAATCTACAACCGCCCGAAGACCTTGTTTGTCGCTACCTTTATTGGCGAAAACAACATCTTCGCGAGCGGCGATTCCCGCATCGCGGTGAGGCCGGAAAAAGTCAAGCTGTACAAGCAGGATGCCACCCCTCAAGACGGCCGCCGCAAAAACGGAAGAATCACCGACGTGGTGTTTCTCGGCAACTTGCGCAAGCTCTATGTTCGCCTCGATGATGAGGACATGACGGTGCTGGCTCACGAATACGTATCCGACAGCAAGGGCTGGCAAGCGGGCGATCCGGTCGCGCTCGGGTGGTCGGAGGCAGACGAGGTGATGCTCGCTTGA
- a CDS encoding ABC transporter permease yields the protein MKTLRHRTLSGYSWAMLVFLYLPIAVLMLYSFNESRINAVWSGFTWKWYLSLFDNRQVMNALWNSLTIALISSILATVLGTAASLAMKHYSLQWRNFFNGLSYLPIVIPEIMMGLSLLVLFSQMHIELGKLTLVLAHVTFSLPFVMVIINTRLADMGKELEEAAQDLGATAWETLRYITLPLISPSIVAGFLMSFTLSLDDFIISFFVAGPNSTTLPLYIYGLVKRGVSPEVNALSTLLIASTVLLVVVAELFRRKDSKSLSI from the coding sequence ATGAAGACGCTTCGCCATCGCACATTGTCCGGCTACTCCTGGGCGATGCTCGTCTTTTTATACCTGCCGATTGCCGTGCTGATGCTGTATTCCTTTAATGAATCCCGGATCAATGCAGTCTGGTCCGGCTTTACCTGGAAGTGGTATCTCTCGCTGTTTGACAACCGGCAGGTGATGAACGCGCTCTGGAACAGCCTCACGATCGCTTTGATCAGCAGCATTCTGGCAACGGTTCTGGGAACGGCTGCTTCGCTGGCGATGAAGCATTACTCCCTCCAGTGGAGAAACTTCTTCAACGGTTTGAGCTACCTGCCCATCGTCATCCCGGAGATTATGATGGGGCTCTCCCTGCTAGTCCTGTTCAGCCAGATGCACATCGAACTGGGGAAATTGACACTGGTACTGGCTCATGTCACCTTCAGCCTGCCGTTTGTAATGGTGATCATCAATACGCGACTGGCCGACATGGGCAAGGAACTGGAGGAAGCGGCCCAGGATTTGGGAGCGACGGCGTGGGAAACGCTGCGCTACATTACGCTTCCCTTGATCTCACCCAGCATTGTCGCAGGCTTTTTGATGTCTTTTACCTTGTCGCTCGATGATTTTATTATCTCCTTTTTCGTGGCGGGTCCCAATTCGACGACCCTGCCGCTGTACATCTACGGTTTGGTCAAGCGGGGCGTATCGCCAGAGGTCAATGCCCTGTCGACCCTGCTGATCGCAAGCACCGTCCTGCTCGTGGTCGTCGCAGAGCTGTTCCGCAGAAAAGATTCCAAGTCGCTCTCGATATAA
- the dat gene encoding D-amino-acid transaminase yields MSIAYFNGRFVDSDDPVVPIDERGHQFGDGVYEVIRIYNKKPFMLDEHLDRLYMSAEAIALPFRQERESFQAIIHQLIEKSGLDNLDVYLQITRGMAPRNHLFPDCPVSVSMTAKPFRSIPAELREKGAKAILHPDERWANCYIKSLNLLPNILAKQKAHEQGCLEAILFRDGSITEGTSSNVFVIKDTRLYTTPLSRHILAGITRMAVQQIAAEAALTFTEKHVTLEELAEADEVFITSTTSEIMPVVQVEEKIIGAGQPGPITRLLQEKYTVRTSGAARH; encoded by the coding sequence ATGAGCATCGCTTATTTTAACGGACGTTTTGTCGATTCTGACGACCCGGTTGTACCGATTGACGAGAGGGGCCATCAGTTCGGAGACGGGGTGTACGAGGTTATAAGGATTTATAATAAGAAGCCGTTTATGCTGGATGAGCATCTGGATCGCCTGTACATGAGCGCAGAGGCAATCGCGCTTCCATTTCGGCAAGAGCGGGAGAGCTTCCAGGCGATTATCCATCAACTGATCGAGAAAAGCGGTCTGGACAATCTGGATGTCTATTTGCAAATAACCAGGGGGATGGCCCCTCGCAATCATCTCTTTCCGGACTGCCCGGTCTCGGTCTCGATGACGGCGAAGCCGTTTCGCAGCATCCCAGCCGAACTGCGGGAAAAGGGAGCCAAGGCGATCCTGCATCCCGACGAGCGCTGGGCCAATTGCTATATCAAGTCGCTCAATCTGCTCCCGAATATTTTGGCCAAGCAGAAGGCGCATGAGCAAGGATGTCTGGAGGCGATTCTCTTCCGGGACGGATCCATCACCGAGGGAACCAGCTCCAATGTGTTCGTGATCAAGGACACTCGCTTGTACACGACGCCGCTTTCCCGTCACATTCTGGCCGGCATTACGCGCATGGCTGTGCAGCAGATTGCGGCCGAAGCCGCGTTAACATTCACGGAAAAACACGTTACGCTGGAGGAACTGGCAGAGGCCGATGAAGTGTTTATCACCAGCACGACCTCCGAAATCATGCCGGTCGTCCAAGTGGAGGAAAAGATCATCGGAGCAGGGCAGCCCGGACCGATTACCCGCCTGCTTCAGGAAAAGTACACCGTACGCACCAGCGGGGCAGCTCGCCACTAA
- a CDS encoding LacI family DNA-binding transcriptional regulator translates to MATIRDVAKLAGVSVATVSRVINKSGYVNKETEQAVQQAIKMLNYEPNRVARGLASKKTETIALIMPNISNPFFAELARAVEDVARSYGYTVLICNSDNESDKEQTYINVLKRRYVDGILFATHSLQAADISAMNDAGIPLVFLDRGPSESSCYVVRSKNYEGAKKAVAHLLDVGCKKIAHIYGPQETATGKERMLGYEDSVRHFDWFTPSLMVPGHFRINGGMEAVEQLMARHPDVDGIFCGNDLMALGALKKLQQMGMSVPDQVALCGFDGIELTVITEPELTTIAQPIYDIGALSTQLLVKKIEGEAVDNQYIYEFDAELVARGSSRKDMKTP, encoded by the coding sequence TTGGCAACGATTCGAGACGTGGCTAAGCTCGCCGGTGTTTCGGTAGCAACAGTCTCCCGCGTCATCAACAAGAGCGGCTATGTCAACAAGGAAACGGAACAGGCTGTGCAGCAAGCCATCAAAATGCTGAACTACGAACCTAACAGAGTGGCGAGAGGATTGGCCAGCAAGAAAACGGAAACGATCGCCCTGATCATGCCCAATATCTCCAACCCGTTTTTTGCCGAACTGGCACGTGCCGTCGAGGATGTAGCCCGCTCCTATGGGTACACCGTGCTCATATGCAACTCTGACAACGAGTCCGACAAAGAACAGACCTACATCAATGTGCTGAAGAGGCGCTACGTGGACGGAATCCTGTTCGCCACCCACTCGCTTCAGGCTGCCGACATCAGCGCTATGAACGACGCGGGCATTCCGCTCGTCTTCCTGGACCGCGGTCCTTCGGAATCCTCCTGTTATGTCGTCCGCTCCAAAAACTACGAGGGTGCCAAAAAGGCTGTCGCCCATCTGCTGGATGTCGGTTGCAAGAAAATTGCCCACATCTACGGTCCGCAGGAGACGGCCACAGGGAAAGAACGAATGCTCGGCTACGAAGACTCGGTCCGCCATTTTGACTGGTTTACGCCAAGCCTGATGGTGCCCGGCCATTTCCGGATCAACGGCGGGATGGAAGCTGTGGAGCAGCTGATGGCGCGTCATCCGGATGTCGATGGCATCTTCTGCGGCAATGACCTGATGGCCTTGGGGGCACTCAAAAAGTTGCAGCAAATGGGCATGTCCGTTCCCGATCAAGTTGCCTTGTGCGGTTTTGACGGAATCGAACTCACGGTCATCACCGAGCCGGAGTTGACGACCATCGCCCAACCGATCTACGACATTGGTGCCCTGTCAACTCAGCTCCTGGTCAAAAAAATCGAGGGAGAAGCCGTTGACAATCAATATATCTATGAATTCGATGCGGAGTTGGTCGCAAGAGGCTCTTCGAGAAAGGACATGAAAACACCATGA
- the rbsK gene encoding ribokinase — translation MKIAVLGSLNMDLVAHVHHLPQPGETIISSRFQTIPGGKGANQAVAAARLGAKVRMIGKVGGDSYGEQLLEGLAEAGIDTEGIEREGTTGMALINVSDQGENQIVLVPGANNEVTVAYTAHHHDILTDCDVLLVQLEIPLDTVAYAVQTAHRLGKRIILNPAPAQPLPEEMLRCIDTLTPNETELELLTGMPVKTLPEIEAAAQKLLAKGPGRVIVTLGEKGALLARTDGTLHIPACQVAAIDTTAAGDAFTAAFAVAQSRGMADEEAIRFASKAAAIVVTRHGAQPSLPTLEEVEAFA, via the coding sequence ATGAAAATAGCCGTACTGGGAAGTCTCAATATGGATCTGGTTGCACATGTTCATCACTTGCCGCAGCCAGGGGAAACGATTATCAGTTCCCGCTTTCAGACCATTCCGGGAGGGAAAGGTGCCAACCAGGCGGTCGCTGCCGCGCGTTTGGGGGCCAAAGTGCGGATGATCGGAAAAGTAGGCGGCGATTCATACGGAGAGCAGCTGCTCGAAGGCTTGGCAGAAGCGGGCATCGATACGGAAGGAATCGAGCGGGAAGGGACGACCGGGATGGCGCTGATCAATGTCAGTGATCAAGGAGAGAATCAGATCGTGCTCGTCCCGGGGGCGAACAACGAGGTGACCGTGGCGTATACAGCGCATCACCACGACATACTCACGGACTGCGACGTCCTGTTGGTTCAACTGGAAATCCCCCTGGACACCGTTGCCTATGCGGTCCAAACCGCGCATCGGCTGGGCAAGAGAATCATTTTGAATCCCGCGCCGGCGCAGCCGCTGCCGGAGGAGATGCTGCGGTGCATCGACACCCTGACCCCCAATGAGACGGAATTGGAGCTCCTGACGGGCATGCCTGTAAAAACCTTGCCGGAGATCGAGGCGGCAGCGCAAAAGCTGCTCGCCAAAGGACCGGGGCGCGTCATCGTCACCCTGGGGGAAAAGGGAGCCTTGCTGGCCCGTACTGACGGGACCCTGCACATCCCGGCCTGCCAGGTGGCGGCCATCGATACGACGGCCGCCGGCGATGCGTTTACTGCTGCGTTCGCGGTCGCCCAGAGCAGAGGGATGGCCGATGAGGAAGCGATCCGCTTTGCCAGCAAGGCGGCTGCCATCGTCGTGACCAGACACGGCGCGCAGCCGTCCCTGCCGACGCTGGAGGAAGTGGAGGCATTCGCCTGA
- a CDS encoding ribokinase, whose amino-acid sequence MRQSNIVVVGSLNMDIVVEAPRFPQVGETISGTKAHFIPGGKGGNQAVAAARLGARTVMVGMVGEDAFGNTLIQSLAANHVITKRVTKTTEVPTGLASIMIAHEDNHIVVVPGANAYCLPDRIDALEETIAAADVVLLQLEIPLETVVASAQLAKRLGKTVILNPAPAQKLPADLLRSVDYMTPNRSELYLLIAAQPTRGVDIGSIEFIHKEIVKKRDEGTAVLLVSAELSEVMSLSDRIGVLYNGELSSSWRIRKT is encoded by the coding sequence ATGAGACAGTCAAACATTGTGGTCGTCGGGAGTCTGAACATGGATATCGTCGTAGAGGCGCCCCGCTTTCCACAAGTGGGAGAGACCATTTCAGGCACCAAAGCCCACTTTATCCCCGGCGGAAAAGGCGGCAATCAGGCCGTAGCCGCTGCCAGACTGGGCGCACGCACAGTCATGGTCGGGATGGTGGGAGAGGATGCTTTTGGCAATACACTGATCCAGTCCCTGGCGGCCAACCACGTCATCACGAAGCGGGTGACCAAAACCACCGAAGTTCCCACCGGACTGGCTTCGATTATGATCGCGCACGAAGACAATCACATCGTCGTCGTCCCCGGCGCCAATGCCTATTGCCTTCCCGATCGAATCGACGCATTAGAAGAAACCATCGCGGCGGCAGATGTCGTCCTGCTCCAGTTGGAGATCCCGCTGGAGACGGTGGTCGCATCCGCGCAACTGGCGAAGCGGCTCGGAAAGACGGTGATCCTCAACCCGGCCCCGGCGCAAAAGCTGCCTGCTGACCTGCTTCGCTCCGTCGACTACATGACACCGAACCGCTCCGAGCTCTACCTGCTGATCGCTGCCCAGCCTACGCGCGGCGTCGATATCGGCTCCATCGAGTTCATCCACAAGGAGATCGTCAAAAAACGGGATGAAGGCACTGCCGTCCTGCTCGTCTCCGCAGAACTGTCGGAGGTCATGAGTCTCAG
- a CDS encoding PadR family transcriptional regulator, with protein sequence MNTLAYGLLGLVAKMPSSGYDLMLQLQPFWQAKHSQIYPLLAKLEQEDYLEFTRVLQTDRPDKKVYSITDKGRAALREWLARPTGEPVFRDELSLKAYCLWLTDRATARKLFEEREELNQEHLSMYENFLAELEQACEGRPENPSSPYFGEYILLTRAVNSIREELNWCRWVIGMLDKQS encoded by the coding sequence TTGAACACACTCGCGTATGGATTGCTGGGTCTGGTCGCCAAGATGCCCAGTTCCGGCTACGATCTGATGCTGCAGCTCCAACCGTTTTGGCAAGCCAAGCACAGTCAAATCTATCCACTGCTCGCCAAGCTGGAACAGGAAGACTACCTCGAATTCACACGTGTCCTGCAGACAGACCGTCCGGACAAAAAGGTGTATTCGATCACAGACAAAGGACGTGCCGCACTGCGTGAGTGGTTGGCACGCCCGACCGGAGAACCTGTTTTTCGCGACGAGCTCTCGCTCAAAGCGTACTGCTTATGGCTCACGGATCGCGCCACTGCCCGCAAACTCTTTGAGGAGCGCGAAGAGCTGAATCAGGAGCATCTGAGCATGTATGAGAACTTTTTGGCTGAACTGGAACAGGCATGCGAAGGCAGGCCGGAAAATCCCAGCTCCCCCTACTTCGGCGAGTATATTCTCTTGACCAGAGCCGTAAACAGCATCCGCGAAGAACTGAATTGGTGCCGCTGGGTCATCGGCATGCTGGACAAGCAGTCGTAA
- a CDS encoding ABC transporter substrate-binding protein, with protein sequence MKKWKSLMIGALSAVLAATAAGCSSAENEEQVLNIYSWADNFNPDVIKDFEEKFNVKVNYDIYGSNEEMLAKIQAGASGYDLIQPSDYMVATMIQLDLLEELNKENIPNEKNIVSTFQTPPFDPDNKHSLVYTWGITGIAYNKKYVKGEITSWQDLWNPEYAGRVIMLNDPREVMGVGLIKNGFSNSSTDKAELEKAFNDLKAVLPNVIAFDTDNIKQKMIAEEAWIGTVWSGDAAVINGENPDVEYVVPKEGATIWADTLAIPKGAKHKELAEKFINYLMDPEVSVKNYEWIGYSNPNEKAYPLHSEEYRSNKMIFLDKEDLDRAEWLVDVGETLQDYDRYWTELKSGR encoded by the coding sequence ATGAAAAAGTGGAAATCCCTCATGATTGGCGCTTTGTCCGCCGTGCTGGCTGCTACGGCCGCGGGCTGCTCCTCTGCCGAGAACGAAGAGCAGGTATTGAACATTTACAGCTGGGCAGACAACTTCAATCCGGACGTCATCAAAGACTTCGAGGAGAAGTTCAATGTCAAAGTCAACTACGACATTTACGGCAGCAACGAAGAGATGCTGGCCAAAATCCAGGCCGGCGCCTCCGGCTACGATCTGATCCAGCCGTCCGATTACATGGTGGCGACGATGATTCAGCTGGATCTTTTGGAAGAGCTGAACAAAGAGAACATTCCGAACGAGAAAAACATTGTTTCCACTTTCCAGACCCCGCCGTTTGACCCGGACAACAAACATTCGCTGGTATACACCTGGGGCATCACGGGCATCGCGTACAACAAAAAGTACGTCAAAGGGGAAATCACCAGCTGGCAGGATTTGTGGAACCCCGAATACGCCGGACGCGTCATCATGCTGAATGACCCGCGCGAAGTCATGGGCGTCGGGCTGATTAAAAACGGCTTCTCCAACAGCTCGACCGACAAGGCGGAGCTGGAAAAGGCGTTTAACGACTTGAAAGCCGTTCTGCCCAACGTGATTGCGTTCGATACGGATAATATCAAGCAAAAAATGATTGCAGAGGAAGCGTGGATCGGCACCGTCTGGTCCGGCGATGCTGCGGTGATCAACGGCGAGAATCCAGACGTGGAGTACGTCGTGCCAAAAGAGGGCGCCACCATCTGGGCCGACACCCTGGCGATTCCCAAAGGGGCGAAGCACAAGGAGCTGGCCGAGAAGTTCATCAACTATCTGATGGACCCGGAAGTGAGCGTGAAAAACTACGAGTGGATCGGCTACAGCAACCCCAACGAGAAGGCTTATCCGCTGCACAGCGAAGAGTACCGTTCCAACAAGATGATCTTCCTCGACAAAGAGGACCTCGACCGTGCGGAATGGCTCGTCGACGTAGGGGAGACGCTGCAGGACTACGACCGCTACTGGACCGAGCTGAAGAGCGGCCGCTAA
- a CDS encoding ABC transporter permease: MLALPALVWLGALFVLPMLMIVALSFMKRGTYGQLVYEFTLKNYARMIDPLYVQIFFDTFFVAILTTVLSLICAYPLAYYISRMPRSAQKIWLLLVMIPFWINFLVRSYAWVIILRSQGVINSFLLSAGLIQEPLPLLYNFGSVMVGMVYTLLPFMVLPIYVSLEQLDRRKLEAAYDLGATPWKAFWHVTLPLTKTGIMTGSILVFVSSIGMFVVPDVMGGAKSALMGNVIQNQFLSARDWPFGSALSIVLMVLSMLLIFLYYRAVHAREAKEGTA; encoded by the coding sequence ATGTTGGCGCTGCCGGCTCTGGTGTGGCTGGGGGCGCTCTTCGTCTTGCCGATGTTGATGATCGTCGCGCTCTCCTTTATGAAGCGGGGAACGTATGGACAGCTCGTCTATGAATTCACCCTGAAAAATTACGCGCGCATGATCGATCCGCTTTACGTGCAGATTTTTTTCGATACGTTTTTCGTCGCGATCCTGACCACGGTGCTTTCGTTGATTTGCGCATATCCGCTGGCTTACTACATATCCCGGATGCCGCGTTCCGCGCAGAAGATATGGCTGCTGCTGGTGATGATCCCGTTCTGGATCAATTTTCTGGTCCGCTCCTACGCGTGGGTGATCATTCTCCGCTCTCAGGGCGTGATTAACTCGTTTTTGCTTTCCGCCGGATTGATTCAGGAACCGCTGCCGCTTTTGTACAACTTCGGCTCGGTGATGGTCGGGATGGTCTACACGCTGTTGCCGTTCATGGTTTTGCCCATCTACGTCTCGCTGGAGCAGCTGGACAGGCGGAAGCTGGAGGCAGCCTATGATCTGGGAGCGACTCCGTGGAAAGCGTTTTGGCACGTGACCCTGCCCTTGACCAAGACGGGGATCATGACCGGGTCGATTCTCGTCTTCGTCTCTTCGATCGGCATGTTCGTCGTGCCGGATGTGATGGGCGGCGCCAAATCGGCGCTGATGGGCAATGTGATCCAGAACCAATTCCTGTCGGCGCGCGATTGGCCGTTTGGCTCCGCGCTGTCCATTGTCTTGATGGTGTTGTCGATGCTATTGATTTTCCTCTACTACCGGGCTGTTCACGCTCGCGAGGCGAAGGAGGGGACCGCATGA
- a CDS encoding LysR family transcriptional regulator: MNEEQIEAFIFVALTGSFSKTADLLYLSQPTVSMRIKALENELGCKLFQRTGNSITLTREGDVFLPYAKRVLQSLQDGQMAVQRSHGHLEGELVISAVFVAAFYILPELVETFTSHYPKIKLTIFTGHSHQVLDMVLHHEVSFGIARAVNHPQIRRIQLMPDEMVLAIYPDHPFQDLRQVTLEDVAREKLILFNRGSLDWTLVNGAFSHHQLEKNVVMEADNIEVVKRMVMQRLGIAFLPRFSIREDVASGRLREVEVLSLPRINRNFELIYHKEATISGVMKTFIDFLMAYRGDVT; this comes from the coding sequence ATGAATGAGGAGCAAATCGAGGCGTTTATCTTCGTCGCGCTCACCGGCAGCTTCAGTAAAACAGCCGATCTGTTATACCTCTCCCAGCCTACCGTAAGCATGCGGATCAAAGCGCTGGAGAATGAGCTGGGCTGCAAATTGTTTCAACGCACCGGCAACAGCATCACCCTCACGCGAGAGGGAGATGTCTTTTTGCCGTATGCCAAAAGAGTGCTGCAATCCCTGCAGGATGGACAGATGGCGGTTCAGCGCTCGCATGGCCATCTCGAAGGCGAATTGGTCATCTCCGCTGTTTTCGTCGCCGCTTTTTACATCCTTCCCGAGCTGGTGGAGACGTTCACCTCGCACTATCCCAAGATCAAGCTGACGATTTTCACAGGTCACTCCCATCAGGTGCTCGATATGGTCCTGCATCATGAGGTATCCTTTGGCATCGCCCGCGCTGTCAACCATCCGCAAATTCGGCGGATTCAGCTCATGCCAGACGAGATGGTGCTGGCCATATATCCGGACCATCCCTTTCAGGACCTGCGGCAGGTGACGCTGGAGGATGTCGCTCGGGAAAAACTGATTTTGTTTAACCGCGGCTCGCTAGACTGGACACTGGTTAACGGAGCCTTCAGCCACCATCAACTGGAGAAGAACGTGGTCATGGAGGCGGACAATATCGAGGTAGTCAAGCGGATGGTGATGCAGCGTCTGGGCATTGCCTTTCTGCCCCGCTTTTCGATTCGGGAAGATGTGGCTTCGGGCCGCCTCCGGGAGGTGGAGGTGCTGAGCCTGCCGCGAATCAACCGCAACTTTGAGCTGATTTACCATAAGGAGGCGACGATCAGCGGGGTGATGAAGACGTTTATTGACTTTTTGATGGCGTATCGGGGGGACGTGACATAA